The sequence ACAAGGAGCGGTTCGAGGGAGGCGGCTTTCCAGCTGACTTCATCGCGGAGGCCATCGACCAGACCCGCGGCTGGTTTAACTCGCTGCACCAGATCGGCACCATGGTTTTTGACTCGGTGGCATACAAGTCCGTGATCTGCTCCGGGCACATCCTGGACGAGAAGGGCGCCAAGATGAGCAAGAGCAAGGGCAACGTCGTGAACCCCTGGGACGTGTTCGAGCAATACGGCGCCGACGCCGCCCGCTGGTACATGTACGTGTCTGCGCCGCCTGAACTGAGCCGCCGCTTCGGCATGAATCTGGTGGGCGAGGCGTTCCGCAGCTACTTCCTGACCCTCTGGAACACATATTCGTTTTTCGTGCTGTACGCGAACCTGGATAAGCCCGACCTGCAGGCCGCCGCGCCGCTGCCAGAGCGCCCTGAGGTGGACCGTTGGCTGGTGGCCAAGGTGCAGGCGCTGATCGCAGCCGTCACGGACCGCCTGGAGAACTACGACCCCACGGGGGCCAGCCGGGCGCTGCAGGACTTCGTGGTCGAGGACCTGAGCAACTGGTACGTGCGGCGCAACCGTCGCCGCTTCTGGGGTGAGGCCGGCCAGGTGGACCACAACGCCTACGCCACACTGCACTTCGCACTGGTAACAGTGACGCAATTGACGGCGCCGTTCACGCCTTTCCTGGCCGAGACGCTGTACGGTAACCTGGTGCGCTCGCTGGTGCCGGACGCGCCCGAGAGTGTCCACCTGACCGAGTGGCCCAAGGTGGACGAGACCCTAAGTGCGCCGGTGCTGGTCGGTGAGATGGACGCGGTATTGAGGGTGGTCAGCCTGGGCCGCGCGGTGCGGGGCCAAACTGGCCTGCGCCAGCGCCAGCCGCTGCCCAAGGTGATGCTGCGCGCCCGTACGGCCGAGCAAACCCAGGCGCTGGGCCGCTTTGCCGAGCAGATCAAGGAAGAGCTGAATGTCAAGGAGGTCGAGCTGATTGACCAGTACGCCGAACTGGTGAGCTACCAACTGCGCCCCAATCTGCCGCTGCTGGGTAAGAAGTTTGGCAAGGCCGTTCCGCAGGTGCGCGCGGCTCTGCAGGCGGCCGACGCCAGCGACATCGCCCGCTTTGTGCGCGACGGCCAGCAGTTCGAGGTCATCGCCCCGACCGGCGAGCGCTTTGAGCTGGGGCCGGACGAGGTGCTGGTGGACGCCAAGTCGCCCGAAGGTTTTGCCGCCCAGGAGGAAGCTGGGTATCTGGTGGCGTTCGACACCACGCTGACGCGCGAACTGGAACTTGAAGGTCTGGCCCGCGACCTGGTGCGGGGCGTTCAGGATGCCCGCAAGAAGGCCGGATTCGAGGTGCAAGACCGGATTGCGCTGCATCTGGACTTGACGGGCACGGCCCGTGAGGCCGCCGAGGCCTGGCAGGAATACCTGATGAGCGAAACCCTGGCCGAGACGCTGGTGTTTGGGGTGGCCGACGGTTTCGCCGCCGAGGTCGAAGGCGGCACGGCGTATCTGGAGAAACTGGAGGTGGTCAGCCACAACTGACGGCAAGGAGAGGGGCGCCCAACAAATTGTCTGGGCGCCCCTCTCCGTTTTTTCAGAAGCCTATGGCCACAAACAATTCAAGCCGACTGGGCTCGGAAAGCTCTGAAATGAACTGGTACGAGCACCGCGTGCCAAGCAGCTTCTGACGTTCGTTCAGCAGTGAAAAGTCGTCCGTCAGGTCTTTTCCACTCACTACTTCCCACTTCCTCCATCCCGTCTTCAGGTCAGCGGGACGGCCGAGAAGCCGAAGGTGCCGGGGCCGACGTGGGCGCCAATCACCGGGCCCATCAGCTGCACGCGGCCCTTTTGCACGTTCAGGCCGCTGGCCATCATGGCGGTGCGCAGGGCGTTGATGCGCGCCGTATCGCGGCCAGCGTGCATCACGGTGGCGCTGACGGGCGTGTCGCCGAAGCGGGCCTTGAGGCTGGCCAGCATGTCGCCTGCCGCCTGGTCCACCTTGGCGCGGCGGGCCGCTTTCAGCCGGCCGTCGTCAAACTCCAGGATGGGCCGCACGCCCAGCATGTTGCCAAAAAAGGCCTGGGCGCGGCTGATGCGCCCGCCCAGGCGCAGATATTCCAGCGAGGCCACACTCATTTCGGCGTATAGCGACTCGCCCGCCGCCTGGGCAGCGGCGGCGGCCGTTTTCAGGTCGGCCCCTTCCTGCGCTTTGGCGCTGGCGGCCATCGCCATATCCGCCAGGGGCGCGCCGG is a genomic window of Deinococcus betulae containing:
- a CDS encoding DegV family protein translates to MIAVVTDSTCDLHPDNARQLGIQVVPLHITMEGRTLLDWVEIDPDAVYDHMRAGGAATTTPVPAATFADVYRDLLKTHDSVLSLHLSGHLSETFKHAQQAAASLGEGGRVLVVDSKVAGAPLADMAMAASAKAQEGADLKTAAAAAQAAGESLYAEMSVASLEYLRLGGRISRAQAFFGNMLGVRPILEFDDGRLKAARRAKVDQAAGDMLASLKARFGDTPVSATVMHAGRDTARINALRTAMMASGLNVQKGRVQLMGPVIGAHVGPGTFGFSAVPLT